In one window of Saprospiraceae bacterium DNA:
- a CDS encoding M1 family metallopeptidase, with protein sequence MKTLYRILLIITPIALISCVDQPNKASIIREEDPHSFSNPLICSVEHLDLDLEVSFDLQKISGTAEYKIATNCSDSLILDFMELTILDVSVYNGSEYSKVNFRITPKDSILGNGLVIPIPKDTRTVRIQYETGKDAIALQWVPAEQTASKKHPFLFTQSQSIYARSWVPSPDGPGMRFTYQARIKVPQELMVVMSADGASEKNDSGIYHFKMDLPIPAYLMAMAVGDFGFKSIGQRTGVYAPKEWLEQARWEFEDLEKMLIATENLYGPYPWERYDVIVLPASFPFGGMENPRMTFLTPTVIAGDRSLTALLAHELAHSWSGNLVTNASWNDFWLNEGFTTYIESRIMENLYGKDYADMLSLLGLQDLKTSIDDMGENNPMTCLHLNLKDIDPEEALTDIAYEKGKSLLRFLEERKGRAALDTFLKAYFKEFAFKSNTSQGFMDFVKKQLLPENDPMLDTIHMWVYKPGFPLVTGNYSRQKFDRVEEYTAKILSGSEPDTIQTANWSTHEYLHFIRNLPDSKNPDLCLKLDRYYNFKESRNAEIRCAWMIYSIENQYTSYIMPSIEHFLGSVGRRKFILPIYEALMDHGFQNDARRIFTRFSPLYHPISRISIEKELEG encoded by the coding sequence ATGAAAACATTATACAGAATCTTACTTATTATTACTCCAATAGCTTTAATTTCTTGTGTTGACCAGCCAAACAAAGCTTCCATAATTCGCGAAGAAGATCCACACAGTTTCAGCAATCCGCTTATCTGTTCAGTTGAACACCTCGACCTCGATCTGGAAGTTTCCTTCGACCTTCAGAAAATTTCCGGAACTGCAGAATATAAAATTGCTACAAATTGCAGTGATAGCCTCATTCTCGACTTCATGGAATTGACAATTCTCGACGTTTCAGTTTACAATGGCTCGGAATACTCCAAAGTCAATTTCAGGATTACACCCAAGGATTCCATACTTGGAAATGGACTTGTTATTCCAATTCCAAAAGATACAAGAACAGTTAGGATTCAATATGAAACCGGAAAAGATGCCATTGCTCTGCAGTGGGTTCCCGCTGAACAAACCGCCAGCAAGAAGCATCCGTTTTTATTTACACAGAGTCAATCGATCTATGCCCGATCCTGGGTGCCCAGTCCCGACGGACCCGGTATGAGATTTACTTACCAGGCTAGAATTAAAGTGCCTCAGGAACTCATGGTGGTCATGAGTGCAGATGGAGCATCCGAAAAAAACGATTCGGGCATCTATCATTTCAAAATGGATTTACCAATTCCTGCATATCTTATGGCAATGGCGGTAGGTGATTTTGGATTTAAATCCATTGGCCAACGAACTGGAGTATACGCTCCTAAAGAATGGCTGGAACAAGCCCGCTGGGAATTTGAAGATCTCGAAAAAATGCTGATCGCCACGGAAAATTTATACGGACCCTATCCCTGGGAACGATACGATGTAATTGTTTTGCCTGCAAGTTTTCCTTTTGGTGGTATGGAAAATCCGAGAATGACATTTTTAACTCCAACCGTCATTGCCGGAGATCGAAGTCTTACTGCTTTACTTGCGCATGAGCTGGCCCATTCATGGAGCGGAAATCTCGTAACCAATGCAAGCTGGAATGATTTCTGGTTGAACGAAGGATTTACAACCTACATCGAAAGCAGGATCATGGAAAATCTTTACGGGAAAGATTACGCAGACATGTTGAGCTTGTTGGGATTACAGGATCTCAAAACTTCGATAGACGACATGGGAGAAAACAACCCCATGACTTGCCTGCATCTGAATTTAAAAGATATTGATCCGGAAGAAGCACTAACTGATATTGCTTATGAAAAAGGAAAATCACTGCTCCGTTTTCTGGAAGAGCGAAAAGGAAGAGCTGCACTTGATACATTTTTAAAGGCTTATTTCAAAGAGTTTGCATTTAAATCCAATACTTCACAAGGCTTCATGGATTTTGTAAAAAAACAATTACTTCCGGAAAACGATCCGATGTTAGATACCATACACATGTGGGTATACAAACCCGGCTTTCCTTTGGTCACAGGCAATTACAGTCGCCAAAAATTTGATCGGGTTGAAGAATATACAGCAAAAATACTTTCCGGCTCAGAACCGGATACGATCCAGACTGCCAATTGGTCGACCCACGAATATTTGCATTTTATCAGGAACCTGCCCGATTCAAAAAATCCTGACCTTTGTCTAAAGCTGGATCGATATTACAATTTTAAGGAAAGCCGGAATGCAGAGATCCGGTGTGCGTGGATGATTTATAGCATTGAAAACCAATATACTTCTTACATAATGCCTTCTATAGAGCATTTCCTGGGAAGTGTCGGTCGCAGAAAATTTATCCTTCCTATATACGAAGCGCTCATGGATCACGGTTTTCAAAATGATGCAAGGAGGATTTTTACCCGTTTTAGTCCGCTGTATCACCCTATCAGCAGGATTTCCATCGAAAAAGAGCTCGAAGGTTAA
- a CDS encoding DUF983 domain-containing protein — translation MRSKLQSIFGLYCPACRQGKLFPAKRVFFDYTFQMHQRCTVCNESFFREPGFYYGAMFISYIFSGFFSLILMGILILGLGIYWEYALGILIFVLAVGFGYLFKVSRSIWLHFFVAYKKPPVQ, via the coding sequence ATGAGATCTAAACTTCAATCAATTTTTGGTTTGTACTGTCCGGCATGCCGGCAGGGAAAGTTATTTCCGGCAAAGAGAGTTTTCTTTGATTATACTTTTCAAATGCATCAAAGATGCACGGTATGTAATGAATCATTTTTCAGGGAACCCGGATTCTACTATGGAGCCATGTTCATATCCTATATTTTTTCTGGATTTTTTTCTCTCATACTCATGGGGATTCTGATCCTTGGTTTGGGAATCTATTGGGAATATGCTCTGGGAATATTGATATTTGTGCTGGCTGTTGGCTTTGGTTACTTATTTAAAGTCTCGAGATCCATCTGGCTGCACTTTTTTGTTGCATACAAAAAACCCCCAGTACAGTAA
- a CDS encoding chorismate synthase → MNSYGKNFRIQIYGESHGPAIGVIIDGLPPGIPIDASDFSEDITRRKPGKLGTTNRVESDVPMFFSGVFDGKTTGAPLHISFENKDVRSGDYLQQLDFPRPGHADFVALKKFKGFHDYRGGGHFSGRMTVALVAAGVLAKKLIHPIQISANLIEAGGSTDIESSVEAALKNQDSIGGIIECVVTGVPVGLGEPFFDSIESKISQLVFSIPAVKGIEFGSGFKAARMTGSQHNDMLLDLEGKTKTNHSGGINGGISNGNPIIFRLAVKPTNSISRSQESINVQSGQVEKFTISGRHDACIALRVPVVAEAVAALVLADFILEMKMG, encoded by the coding sequence ATGAATTCATACGGTAAAAATTTTAGAATCCAAATTTATGGAGAATCCCATGGACCAGCTATTGGTGTTATCATAGATGGTCTGCCACCTGGAATTCCGATTGATGCAAGTGATTTTTCTGAAGATATAACGCGCAGAAAACCTGGAAAGCTGGGAACCACAAACAGAGTTGAATCAGATGTTCCCATGTTTTTTTCCGGTGTCTTCGATGGGAAAACCACAGGAGCACCCTTGCATATTTCTTTTGAGAATAAAGATGTTCGTTCGGGAGATTATCTGCAGCAATTAGATTTTCCTCGACCAGGTCATGCAGATTTTGTTGCATTAAAAAAATTTAAAGGATTTCACGATTACCGGGGAGGAGGGCATTTTAGCGGTAGAATGACTGTAGCCTTGGTTGCGGCTGGTGTTCTTGCGAAGAAACTTATTCATCCCATCCAAATCTCGGCAAATCTAATTGAAGCGGGTGGCTCAACTGATATAGAAAGTTCGGTAGAAGCAGCTCTTAAAAATCAGGATAGCATTGGCGGAATCATTGAATGTGTTGTGACAGGAGTTCCTGTCGGATTAGGAGAACCATTTTTTGATTCGATAGAATCTAAAATAAGCCAACTGGTATTCAGTATTCCAGCAGTAAAAGGGATAGAGTTTGGAAGTGGATTTAAGGCAGCAAGAATGACAGGCTCGCAACATAACGATATGTTGTTGGATCTGGAAGGTAAGACAAAGACAAATCATTCAGGTGGGATCAACGGAGGGATCAGTAATGGAAATCCAATTATTTTCAGGCTCGCAGTCAAACCCACCAACAGCATTTCCCGGTCACAGGAGTCAATAAATGTACAGAGTGGCCAAGTAGAAAAATTTACAATCAGTGGAAGACATGATGCTTGTATTGCATTGAGAGTTCCGGTTGTAGCGGAGGCTGTTGCAGCACTGGTTCTAGCAGACTTTATTCTGGAAATGAAGATGGGATAA
- a CDS encoding gliding motility-associated C-terminal domain-containing protein, whose protein sequence is MRQKLFFALTLLFFISDDRDLFAAHIIGGEMYYECLGYGSNGADTTRRRYLITIKLYRDCASSGANFDNPLGFTIFRQQGNSWVNTRSGQGANSEYRVNLQQPVSQIDPPQYPCLILPPNICGEAGTYQLEVELPIISSKYLVVWQRCCRNNTITNIVDPESTGATYFIEIHPEAQRTCNSSPRFINFPPTVLCVNAPFNFDHSAFDSEGDQLVYEFCEPLTGGGRVGGNNCQSVIPTPDCIPPYTPVQYRFPYTALFPLGGNPQVTINTLNGIITGTPDAIGQFVVGVCVYEYRNGVLLSVLKRDFQFNVASCEGAVEAMLGGASRLTPDFFSITVCGSLDYQMQNASIDSRFINEVQWIYENGGSLDTFFGWAPRITFKEGGWHEGRFILNPGTNCGDTGFFRINLVPDLNANFEFVYDSCVAGPVQFTDLSSSQYSQLSQWNWSLGDGITAFSQNPIVNYLRPGTYPVLLTVKDNFGCQEQFFKQIKWYPSPNVVIFSPNKNEGCIPLDIEFKNISFPTDSSYRFIWRFSDGVVDSGYLVNHIFRQAGSYGLKLEVTSPLGCYTENDFSNVIQAFDPPFANWAIDRMMVNLNDPVIHLDDLTTGTIGRTWIIQNNKYYYDKNLTYELQDTGYHSIQLIAVDRFLCTDTLQATVFAFRDFSLYMPNAFTPNGDGKNEEFGPVGQFAAMQYYSMAIYDRWGSLMFSTTNPSDSWNGKYQNTGKEIPPGVYIYELKYKALAREPVETRNTFSLIR, encoded by the coding sequence ATGAGACAAAAGCTCTTTTTCGCCTTGACCCTTCTGTTTTTCATTTCAGATGACAGGGATTTATTTGCAGCCCACATCATTGGTGGTGAAATGTATTACGAATGCCTGGGTTATGGAAGCAATGGCGCGGATACCACGAGAAGACGTTACCTGATTACCATAAAACTATACCGCGATTGTGCTTCAAGCGGTGCAAATTTTGATAATCCTTTGGGTTTTACCATTTTTAGACAACAAGGGAACTCCTGGGTAAATACGCGTTCCGGACAAGGAGCGAATTCCGAATACCGGGTCAATCTTCAACAACCGGTTTCACAAATCGATCCGCCTCAATATCCTTGTCTGATATTGCCTCCGAATATTTGCGGAGAAGCAGGAACCTACCAACTTGAAGTTGAACTACCGATTATAAGCTCCAAATATCTGGTTGTATGGCAAAGATGCTGCCGCAACAATACCATTACTAATATTGTCGATCCGGAATCAACAGGGGCTACCTATTTTATTGAAATCCATCCGGAGGCTCAACGGACTTGCAACAGCAGTCCCAGATTTATTAATTTCCCACCCACGGTCTTGTGTGTGAATGCTCCTTTCAACTTCGACCATTCTGCATTTGACAGCGAAGGTGATCAGTTGGTTTATGAATTTTGCGAACCCCTGACGGGTGGCGGCAGGGTTGGTGGCAACAATTGTCAGTCTGTAATCCCAACTCCCGATTGCATTCCACCCTATACACCGGTTCAATACAGATTTCCCTATACTGCTCTTTTTCCATTAGGTGGCAACCCTCAAGTTACGATCAACACCTTAAATGGGATCATTACCGGCACCCCCGACGCCATTGGGCAATTTGTAGTGGGGGTGTGTGTATACGAATACCGGAACGGGGTCCTGTTATCAGTATTGAAAAGAGATTTTCAATTTAATGTGGCAAGCTGTGAAGGTGCTGTTGAAGCGATGTTGGGTGGTGCAAGTCGATTGACTCCTGATTTTTTTAGTATTACCGTTTGTGGTTCTCTTGATTATCAAATGCAAAATGCAAGCATTGATTCGAGATTCATCAACGAAGTACAGTGGATTTATGAAAATGGAGGAAGCCTCGATACTTTCTTCGGATGGGCTCCCAGGATAACATTTAAGGAGGGAGGTTGGCATGAGGGACGATTTATTCTAAATCCCGGAACCAACTGTGGAGATACCGGTTTTTTCAGGATTAATTTGGTTCCTGACTTAAATGCAAATTTTGAATTTGTTTACGATAGTTGTGTGGCGGGTCCGGTTCAATTTACGGATTTATCTTCTTCGCAATATTCGCAGTTAAGTCAATGGAACTGGAGTCTGGGAGATGGAATCACTGCATTTTCGCAAAACCCAATTGTGAATTATTTGAGGCCTGGAACGTATCCTGTTCTCCTGACCGTTAAAGATAATTTTGGTTGTCAGGAACAATTTTTTAAACAGATAAAATGGTATCCGTCGCCAAATGTCGTGATCTTTTCTCCAAATAAAAATGAAGGATGTATTCCGCTGGATATTGAGTTTAAAAATATTTCATTCCCAACCGATAGCAGTTATCGCTTTATTTGGAGGTTTAGCGATGGCGTTGTCGATTCAGGATATTTGGTGAATCACATTTTTAGACAGGCTGGGAGTTATGGCCTGAAATTAGAAGTGACCTCCCCTTTGGGTTGCTATACGGAAAATGATTTCTCAAACGTAATTCAGGCTTTTGATCCACCTTTTGCAAATTGGGCAATCGACAGAATGATGGTTAACTTAAACGATCCGGTTATTCATTTGGACGATTTGACAACAGGTACCATTGGAAGGACGTGGATCATTCAAAACAACAAGTATTATTACGATAAGAATTTGACATACGAGTTGCAAGACACGGGATATCATTCCATCCAGTTGATTGCAGTGGATCGCTTTTTATGTACGGATACCTTACAGGCCACTGTATTTGCATTCAGGGATTTCAGTTTGTATATGCCAAATGCTTTTACACCAAATGGAGATGGGAAGAATGAAGAATTTGGTCCGGTCGGTCAATTTGCAGCTATGCAATATTATTCAATGGCAATTTATGATCGCTGGGGTTCGCTAATGTTTTCCACCACCAATCCATCCGATTCCTGGAACGGCAAATACCAAAATACAGGAAAAGAGATTCCCCCCGGCGTATATATTTACGAACTGAAATACAAAGCATTAGCCAGAGAACCTGTAGAAACCAGAAATACATTCAGTTTGATTCGCTGA
- a CDS encoding histone H1-like repetitive region-containing protein translates to MSFIFSESNVLFLFVNVKKLIMAKARSTAKKTTKKATAKKAAPKRATKKAGAKKATAKKAAPKRATAKKAGAKKATAKKAAPKKAAAKKAAPKKATAKKAAPKKATAKKAGAKKATAKKAAPKKATAKKAGAKKATAKKAAPKKATAKKAAPKKATAKKAGAKKATAKKAAPKKATAKKGSTRGRKKPAPAPAAEPMSTGMGDMQM, encoded by the coding sequence ATGAGTTTCATTTTTTCAGAATCAAATGTTTTATTTTTATTCGTTAACGTAAAAAAATTAATCATGGCAAAAGCACGTTCAACTGCTAAAAAAACCACGAAAAAAGCAACTGCTAAAAAGGCGGCACCAAAAAGAGCCACCAAGAAAGCAGGAGCTAAGAAAGCAACTGCTAAAAAAGCAGCTCCTAAAAGAGCAACTGCTAAAAAAGCTGGTGCTAAGAAAGCAACTGCTAAAAAAGCAGCTCCTAAAAAAGCAGCAGCTAAGAAAGCGGCTCCTAAGAAAGCAACCGCTAAAAAAGCAGCTCCTAAGAAAGCAACTGCTAAAAAAGCTGGTGCTAAAAAAGCAACTGCTAAAAAAGCAGCTCCTAAGAAAGCAACTGCTAAAAAAGCTGGTGCTAAAAAGGCAACTGCTAAAAAAGCAGCTCCTAAAAAAGCAACCGCTAAAAAAGCGGCTCCTAAGAAAGCAACCGCTAAAAAAGCTGGCGCTAAAAAGGCAACTGCTAAAAAAGCAGCTCCTAAAAAAGCAACTGCTAAGAAAGGTAGCACAAGAGGCAGGAAAAAGCCTGCGCCTGCGCCTGCTGCAGAGCCTATGTCAACTGGAATGGGCGACATGCAGATGTAA
- a CDS encoding WbqC family protein: protein MEQSYRNLLIHTTAFPDIHLAAYLSQLPKLIIEINENYQKKSTRNRYNLGSHQGTHTLSIPLEKGKNQQKNIREVRIFQQSDWRIQHQRYLQTVYGRSPYFEYYRDELDYLYSNQTTSLFEWNQTSLQQLSKWLKWNFQIEFTESFKLNYPSDTLDLRNQTKANQFAPNPYYEQLFGTIFIPHLSVLDLIFHLGPEAELYLKNYKPVPISGTSALRQDSGSAF, encoded by the coding sequence ATGGAGCAAAGCTATCGAAACCTATTGATCCACACTACGGCTTTTCCGGACATCCATCTGGCTGCTTACCTGAGTCAGTTACCAAAATTAATCATTGAGATCAACGAAAATTATCAGAAAAAATCAACCAGAAACAGATACAACCTGGGGAGCCATCAGGGTACACATACCTTATCCATTCCCCTCGAAAAAGGAAAAAATCAACAAAAAAATATTCGGGAGGTCAGAATTTTTCAGCAATCCGACTGGCGAATACAGCACCAGCGGTACCTGCAAACTGTTTACGGGAGAAGTCCCTATTTTGAATATTACCGGGACGAACTGGACTACCTTTATTCAAATCAAACCACCAGCTTATTCGAATGGAATCAAACTTCTTTACAACAGTTATCCAAGTGGCTGAAGTGGAATTTCCAAATTGAATTTACCGAATCATTTAAATTAAATTATCCTTCAGATACATTGGATCTGCGCAACCAAACAAAAGCAAACCAATTTGCACCCAATCCCTATTACGAACAATTATTTGGTACAATTTTTATTCCCCATCTTTCAGTTTTGGATTTGATTTTCCACTTAGGCCCGGAAGCGGAACTTTACTTAAAAAATTACAAACCCGTCCCGATTTCCGGAACATCGGCCCTCAGACAAGATTCGGGATCTGCGTTCTGA
- a CDS encoding S46 family peptidase yields MKNCRFLSFLILFISLNLQAQDPNAPQRFDFGKMWTFENPPREWFKEAYNFTPEDKWYDDVRKASLRFATWCSASFVSPDGLIMTNHHCSRDVVTSLQQPGETLLRDGFYAKTLEEERKAEGLFVEQLIIAEDVTDKILKKAKSAKDDIEHKKLVDAALEELKSEYAQMDAWKNLRIQTVTYYSGGKFSLYGYKKYSDIRLVLIPENELGYFGGDPDNFTYPRYSLDFTFWRAYDENGKPLNTSSNYFKFNPAGAVEEEPVFVIGNPGSTERYRTVRQFEYDRNVRFPAQLKMMKTRRDLLQKEYDKSPSDALLNSIFNLGNGIKAISGILNGLRNPALFGRKAAMEKEIRSKTKLKDIDYWQEIEKEYDLLNKYGSSTTILGPSGTKGNAVNLMFALANYEKSLAGADSKSLEKQKMQIKELAKDLNSPKQQELLKVYFEEIVEFETADFKISDKLLDGKTPEKKARKILDKTDFADTDKIEKLLTMDAEKFSKQDDPLLEAARLIVPKYMEAVKAFQNNNTKRKSLEAKIANAVFQVKGNQLPPDATFTLRLSDGKVKAYDYNGTTAPVNTTFYGLYDRYYSFNKKFPWSLPERWLNPPAELLRSPFCFVTTNDIIGGNSGSPIINRNKEAIGLVFDGNIESLPGNFIYDEQTNRTVGVHAGGIFAALKYIYKAERITSELSK; encoded by the coding sequence ATGAAAAATTGCAGATTTTTAAGCTTTTTAATCCTATTCATTAGCCTGAACCTCCAGGCGCAGGATCCAAACGCCCCTCAAAGATTTGATTTTGGTAAAATGTGGACTTTTGAAAATCCACCACGCGAATGGTTTAAAGAGGCCTATAATTTTACTCCTGAAGATAAATGGTACGATGATGTACGGAAAGCTTCACTTCGCTTTGCAACCTGGTGCTCAGCTTCTTTTGTTTCGCCCGATGGACTGATTATGACCAATCACCATTGTTCCAGAGATGTGGTGACATCGCTGCAACAACCCGGCGAAACCTTACTCCGCGATGGATTCTATGCAAAAACTTTGGAAGAAGAAAGAAAAGCCGAAGGCTTATTTGTAGAGCAGTTGATCATTGCGGAAGATGTTACCGATAAGATCTTAAAAAAAGCAAAGTCAGCCAAAGATGACATTGAACACAAAAAACTTGTCGATGCCGCATTAGAAGAATTGAAATCCGAATACGCACAAATGGATGCGTGGAAAAACCTGCGAATTCAGACCGTAACCTATTACAGTGGAGGAAAATTCAGTCTGTATGGTTACAAAAAATATAGCGACATCAGATTGGTGTTGATCCCTGAAAACGAACTTGGGTATTTCGGAGGAGACCCGGATAATTTTACGTATCCCAGGTATTCCCTTGATTTCACATTCTGGAGAGCCTACGACGAGAATGGCAAACCATTAAACACCAGTTCGAATTATTTTAAATTTAATCCTGCCGGCGCGGTTGAAGAAGAACCTGTTTTTGTAATTGGAAATCCGGGAAGCACAGAAAGATATCGTACCGTCAGACAATTTGAATACGATCGAAATGTAAGATTTCCGGCGCAATTAAAAATGATGAAAACCAGACGCGATCTCTTGCAAAAGGAGTACGATAAATCACCAAGCGATGCTTTGCTAAATTCGATTTTTAATTTAGGAAATGGAATAAAAGCCATCTCAGGTATATTGAACGGATTGAGAAACCCGGCATTATTTGGGCGGAAAGCTGCAATGGAAAAGGAAATCAGAAGTAAGACCAAATTAAAAGACATAGATTATTGGCAGGAAATTGAAAAAGAATACGACCTTTTAAATAAATACGGTAGTTCGACTACGATTTTAGGTCCTTCCGGAACAAAAGGCAACGCAGTTAACCTGATGTTTGCATTAGCAAATTACGAAAAATCACTCGCTGGTGCCGATTCTAAATCTCTGGAAAAACAAAAAATGCAAATCAAAGAGTTGGCTAAAGATTTAAATTCACCAAAACAACAAGAACTTTTAAAAGTCTATTTCGAAGAAATTGTAGAATTCGAAACTGCAGATTTTAAAATTTCCGATAAACTGTTAGACGGTAAGACTCCGGAAAAGAAAGCAAGAAAAATATTGGATAAAACGGATTTTGCCGATACAGATAAAATTGAAAAGTTGTTGACGATGGATGCTGAAAAGTTTTCAAAGCAAGACGATCCTCTATTGGAAGCTGCCCGTCTGATCGTTCCAAAATATATGGAAGCTGTTAAAGCGTTCCAAAACAACAATACGAAAAGAAAATCTCTTGAAGCAAAAATTGCAAACGCTGTATTTCAAGTAAAAGGGAACCAATTACCACCTGATGCTACGTTTACTTTGCGTCTATCTGATGGAAAGGTAAAAGCATATGATTACAATGGCACAACCGCACCGGTAAATACTACTTTTTACGGATTATACGACCGCTATTATTCTTTCAATAAAAAATTTCCATGGTCTTTACCAGAAAGATGGTTAAATCCTCCTGCTGAATTACTCAGATCGCCTTTTTGCTTTGTAACTACCAACGACATCATTGGAGGAAACTCAGGAAGCCCCATCATCAACCGGAATAAAGAAGCCATTGGCCTGGTTTTCGATGGAAACATTGAGTCACTTCCGGGAAATTTCATTTACGACGAACAAACCAACCGGACTGTTGGAGTGCATGCGGGTGGAATTTTCGCAGCATTGAAGTATATTTACAAAGCAGAACGCATTACTTCTGAACTTTCCAAATAA
- a CDS encoding DNA alkylation repair protein, whose protein sequence is MIAYMRNQFNFYGVSSTDRKLSIQLVAPKFLWTGVGEFLEFIECCWTEGHREFKYLALDLSRKHVRKLDASCVPFYEKLIEVESWWDTVDGIAPQIIGRLVQHDPAMIRSLSEKWIEHENFWYQRSALILQLFYKAQTDFKLLSYCINRRKESKEFFIQKAAGWALRQYSKTNPEQVKLFLAENKIPSLSYREGMKYILKEGL, encoded by the coding sequence ATGATCGCGTATATGCGAAATCAGTTTAATTTTTATGGTGTTTCATCGACGGATAGGAAGCTATCGATTCAATTGGTTGCTCCAAAATTTTTATGGACAGGAGTAGGGGAGTTTCTGGAGTTCATTGAATGTTGTTGGACCGAAGGCCATCGCGAATTCAAATATCTGGCATTGGATCTAAGCAGAAAACATGTGCGTAAACTGGACGCTTCTTGTGTACCTTTTTACGAAAAACTGATTGAAGTGGAATCCTGGTGGGATACAGTAGATGGGATAGCGCCACAAATCATAGGCAGGTTAGTACAACATGATCCAGCGATGATCAGATCTTTATCTGAAAAATGGATAGAACACGAAAATTTTTGGTACCAAAGATCTGCGCTGATATTGCAGTTGTTTTACAAGGCACAAACAGATTTTAAATTGCTTTCATATTGCATAAACCGGAGGAAGGAAAGCAAGGAGTTTTTCATACAAAAGGCAGCTGGTTGGGCACTTCGGCAATATTCCAAAACCAATCCAGAACAAGTAAAATTATTTTTAGCAGAAAATAAAATTCCCTCCCTGAGTTACAGAGAGGGAATGAAATATATTTTGAAGGAGGGTCTTTGA